Part of the Bacillus cabrialesii genome is shown below.
GGGAAATAAAGCCGGCATTCCCGTCGTTGGCATTAAGAAAGAAGACGGTGAAGCACTTGCCCAGCAAAAAGAAGCCACCTTAAAACTAAAAGCATTCTCAAACCAAACCTCCCAGAATATCATCGGCATCAAAAAACCAAAAAACATTAAACATCCAGACATTGTGTACGTAACGGCCCATTATGACAGTGTTCCTTTTTCGCCAGGTGCTAATGACAACGGCTCAGGAACCTCTGTCATGCTGGAGATGGCGCGCGTCTTAAAAAGCGTTCCATCTGATAAAGAGATCCGCTTTATCGCTTTCGGCGCTGAAGAGCTTGGCTTGCTCGGCTCCTCTCATTATGTAGATCATCTATCGGAAAAAGAGCTGAAACGAAGCGAAGTGAACTTCAACTTAGACATGGTAGGCACAAGCTGGGAAAATGCGTCTGAGCTGTATGTCAACACATTGGATGGCCAATCTAACGATGTTTGGGAATCCAGCCATACAGCCGCTCAAAAAATTGGGTTTGACAGGCTGTCTCTGACACAGGGAGGATCATCTGATCATGTGCCGTTCCACGAAGCCGGCATTGATTCCGCCAACTTTATTTGGGGAGATCCGGAAACCGAAGAAGTTGAGCCTTGGTATCATACCCCTGAAGACTCGATCGAGCATATCAGCAAAGACCGCCTCCAGCATGCCGGCGATCTTGTGACAGCCGCTGTCTATCAGGCTGTGAAAAAAGAGAAGAAACCAAAAACCATTAAGAAACAAATAAAGGCAAAAGCCTCAGACATTTATGAAGATATTAAATAAAAAAAGACGGCACTTGGGTGCCGTCTTTTCTAATCCACTTCTTTCTTAATCCCCAGCATTTTCTCATCTAAATAATGGGCGATCTCCGCGGCTTCCTTCAGCTCATCTGTTAATTGCTTAGGAACGTCATTGTTTAATTTATAGTAAATTTTATGTTCAAGGCTCGCCCAGAAATCCATCGCGATCGTTCGGATTTGGATTTCTGCTTTGACGTATTCCACACGGTTCGTTAAATTCACAGGCATCTCAATAATTAAATGCAGGCTTCGGTAGCCGTTCGGTTTCGGCGTCTGGATATAATCCTTCACCTTCACGATTCGCAGGTCTTCATGCTGCTTTAAGACATTAACAACATTATAAATATCAGAGATAAAGGAACAAATAATGCGCACGCCGGCAATGTCGTGGATGTGCTCCTTCATTTCCTTCGTCGTAATCTCGCAGCCCTTTCTCATTAACTTATTCACGATGCTTTCAAAGCTTTTGACACGGGATTTCGTATGTTCAATCGGGTTGTGCCCGTGAATGAGGTTATATTCCTGGCTGATAATCGAAAACTTTGTATCCAAGGCATCAAGCGCAAATTTATAAACTAATAATTCATTTTTCCAATCTTCCATTACTGTTTTTAAATCGTCCATATGTGTTACAGATAAATCCATTTTCGTCATCTCCTTTAACGGATCTTTATCCGCTGTCCATGTACTAGACGTGCCTGCCTGCTGCAAGGTTCTATGAATTATTTTACAAATTGCGGTCGAATGTAACAAAAAAAAACCGCACGAAACGAGCGGTCTTTCTTTTTTATCGGAAGTAGCTGATCAATAATCCGATCGAGAGCAGAAATCCGAAAAATGTATTCGTTTGGGCTGTTGATTTCATTGCGACAATCATATTCATCGGCAATTCTTTTTGGACGAAGCCCTTCACTGCCTGAACCGGCTTAGGCACGCTCAAAAAGACGACAAACAGCCACGGGCTTGCGGCACCGGTAATGACCAAGCCGACAACCCAGATATAAGCGACAGCAAACGACGCAGCCAAGAGAGTGACAGCTCCCTTATGCCCCATCAAAATCGCCAATGTTTTGCGTCCGCCTTTTTTGTCCTCTTCAATGTCGCGAATGTTGTTCGACAGGTTAATCGCGCCGACAAGGATCGCAATCGGGATCGAAATCAAAATGCTTTGTGTGTTGATCATATCTGTCTGAATGAAAAACGAAATCAGCACAAACACTGAACCCATGCAAATGCCTGAGAATAACTCACCGAACGGCGTGTATGCAATCGGCAGCGGACCGCCTGTATACAGGTAACCGATCGCCATGCCGACGAGGCCGATCACAGCGAGCCACCAGCTGCTGCTCGCACAAATATAAACACCGAGCAGAATGGCAATCCCGTATGACGCGAGAGCTAATTGCAAAATCGTCTTAGGCTTCATTCCGTGGCGTACAATCGCACCTCCGATTCCGACAGATTCTGCTGTATCTAACCCGCGTTTAAAATCGTAGTATTCATTAAATAAGTTCGTCGCGATCTGGATCCATAAGCAAGAAAACAGCATAGCCAGAAACAGCAGCAGATCAACCTTCACATAAAACATCGCCAAAACCGTTCCGAGCAGCACAGGCACAAACGATGCGGTTAACGTATGAGGACGGGTTAACTGCCAAAGGATCTGCCCCATGCTTTCTTTTTGAGGCGCTTTCTGACCCTCACCCTTATTTGTTTGGTTCATGTTCCTCTTCCTTTCTATTAAAAGGCTTACTTTTTTTCAGCCGGCAGCTTAATAAAACTCCTTTTGCTTCCTTATCTATCATAATGACTTCTCCCTCATTTCACAAGATACCGCAAGAAGGCGTTTTCTTTCTTATTATACGCTTCTGTCCCGATTTCATTAGGTTTCTGCTTCCGCCTGAACGAACAGGTACGGAAAAATTTTTTTAAGTACATTACGCTTTTTAAAAGTTAAAAAGATCTTTTGACTCCAGTTATCTTTTCCTTTATTATAAATCAGCTCAACATATTTCATTCTTGCCCTTGCAGGTATAAAGGTTCATTTTAAAAAGCAGACGCCGATATAATAATTTGAGGGAGTTTAGGGAAAAAATGAAACTTTTTGAGCATCTAATCGTCAAATACTCATGTGATTGTCGAAAAAACGGGAAGGGAATTTTTGATATGCTGCAATTAATGAAACAGCTGTATGAAAAACCCGCTGTCAAGTGGACATGTCATACAGGTTTTTATTTGATGATACTGCTTGTTTTGTTTTTTATGTATGGTTTTCACACCGCGAATACCGGTTCATATATTTATAACGATTTCTAATTGGAGAGAGAATAACTATGAAACTTTTACATGCTATTCAAACACATGCGGAATCTTATCCGCAAACTGATGCCTTCCGCTCTCAAGGCCAGTCGCTCACGTATCAGGAATTATGGGAGCAGTCTGACCGCGCGGCTGCCGCGATCCAACAACGCATTTCCGGGGAAAAGAAAGCCCCTATCCTTGTGTACGGCCACATGGAGCCGCACATGATCGTTTCCTTCTTAGGGAGCGTCAAAGCGGGACATCCTTATATTCCGGTTGATCTGTCCATTCCGTCCGAGCGGATTGCGAAAATTATCGAAAGTTCTGGAGCAGAATTGCTGATCCATGCCGACGGACTTCCAATTGATGAACTCGGCCAGCAGATTCAGACGGTTTCAGCAGAAGAACTGCTGGAAAACAAAGACGCCTCTGTCAGCCAAGATCAATGGGTCAAGGAACACGAGACGTTTTATATCATTTATACTTCCGGAAGCACCGGAAATCCTAAAGGCGTACAGATTTCCGCCGCGAACCTTCAAAGCTTCACAGATTGGATTTGTGCAGACTTTCCAGTCAACGGAGGAAAAACATTTTTAAACCAAGCGCCGTTTTCATTTGATTTATCTGTCATGGATCTTTATCCGTGCCTTCAATCAGGCGGAACTTTACACTGCGTGACAAAGGATGCTGTGAATAAGCCGAAAATCTTATTCGAAGAGCTGAAGAAGTCCGGGCTGAATGTGTGGACCTCAACCCCATCCTTTGTGCAGATGTGCCTGATGGACCCGGGTTTTTCACAAGACCTGCTGCCTGACGCGGACACATTTATGTTTTGCGGAGAGGTTCTTCCTGTGTCTGTGGCACAAGCGCTGCTTGAGCGTTTTCCGAAAGCGAAAATCTTTAATACGTATGGTCCTACTGAAGCGACAGTGGCTGTCACATCCGTTGAAATTACGAATGACATCATCAGCCGCAATGAATCGCTGCCGGTCGGCTTCGCCAAGCCTGATATGAACATTTTCATTATAGATGAACAGGGTCAGCCGCTTCCTTATGGAGAAAAAGGAGAAATCGTCATTGCAGGGCCGAGCGTAAGCCGAGGCTACCTTGGTGAGCCAGAGCTGACGGAAAAAGCGTTTTTCTCTTATGAAGGACAGTGGGCATACCGGACTGGCGATGCCGGTTATATCCAAGATGGTCAGATTTTCTGCCAAGGGCGTTTGGATTTCCAAATTAAACTTCACGGCTACCGAATGGAGCTGGAGGAAATTGAGGTCCATGTCAGACAGTCTCAGTACGTTCGTTCTGCTGTCGTGATCCCGTATCAGCCAAACGGAACAGTTGAGTACCTGATCGCTGCTATTGTGCCTGAGGAGCATGAGTTCCAGAAGGAATTCCAGCTGACAAGCGCCATTAAAAAAGAGCTAGCCGCTTCCCTTCCGGCGTATATGATCCCGAGAAAATTCATCTACCAGGATCATATCCAAATGACGGCTAACGGCAAAATTGACCGGAAACGCATCGGCGAAGAGGTTCTTGTATGACGCCTTACAGCTCGTTTTTATTCTTTATACTGCTTGGCATTCTTCTTCTGCCGACGATCATTCTCGGCCTGAACGGAAAAAGATTTCAAGCGTACAACATGTTCATATCTATCATTATATTGGCATTAATTTTTTCACACGACTTACACGGGGTCATCGCACTGTGTCTGTTTACGATATGGCAGGTGCTTTTGATCAGCGGCTATCTGGCGTACCGGCAGAAAGCGAACAGCGGCTTTGTCTTTTGCGGGGCTGTTATCGCGGCGATTCTGCCTTTATTCTTGTCAAAAATATGGCCTTTTCTTTCCCACCCGCAGCCGCATCATCCGCCGCATAACCTGATCAGCTTTTTAGGGATTTCGTATTTAACCTTTAAAGGCGTTCAGCTGATTATGGAAGCGAGAGACGGTCTGCTGAAAGAACAGCTGCCGCTGCACCGCCTGCTGTATTTCATCCTGTTTTTCCCGACGATTTCTTCCGGTCCGATCGACAGATATCGCCGATTCGTCAAGGATGAGCAGAAGGCTTGGACAAAAGAAGAATACGCCGACCTATTGTATACAGGAATACATAAAATCTTTATCGGTTTCCTGTACAAGTTTATAATCGGCTATGCGATCAATACGTACTTCATCATGAATCTTCCCGCGATCACGCACAATAAGATTCTTGGAAATCTGCTGTACATGTACGGCTACAGCATGTATTTATTCTTTGATTTCGCAGGCTACACGATGTTTGCCGTCGGGGTCAGCTATATTATGGGCATTAAATCACCGGAAAACTTTAATAAACCGTTTATCAGTAAAAATATTAAAGATTTCTGGAATCGCTGGCATATGTCTCTGTCATTTTGGTTCAGAGATTATGTGTTTATGAGATTCGTATTTTGGATGACAAAGAAAAAGTGGATCAAAAACCGTATGGCCGTCTCAAACATCGGGTATTTCCTGCTGTTTATGCTGATGGGGGTTTGGCACGGGCTTGCGCCGCAATATATCATCTACGGCCTCTATCACGCCGTGCTGATGACGTGCTATAACTTTTTCGAGAAGTGGAATAAGAAATATAAATGGCTTCCGTCCAACCGCTGGACAACCGTTCTCGCGATTGTGATCACGTTCCACTTCGTTTGCTTCGGATTTTATATTTTCTCAGGAAAACTATTTCATCACCATTAAAGGAGATTAGAAAGCTATGGATTTTAAACAAGAGGTATTAGACGTTTTAGCAGAAGTGTGTCAGGATGACATCGTAAAGGAAAATCCTGATATTGAAATTTTTGAAGAAGGTTTGCTTGATTCTTTTGGAACAGTAGAATTGCTGCTTGCGATTGAAAACCGTTTTGATATTTTAGTGCCGATCACTGAATTTGACCGGGATGTTTGGAATACGCCTAACAACATTGTAAATCAGCTGTCCGAGTTGAAATAATGAAAAAGCGTTTTTTCGGTCCAATTATTTTGGCGTTTATTCTATTCGCAGGCGCCATCGCAATTCCATCTTCATGGCTGACAGGCTTCATCACCGATAAGCGGGTAAAAGAGTCAGCAACAGCCTTGAACCCGAGTATGTTTCAAGGGCTTTATTTACAAGATCAAATGCTCAAAGATCCGACATATCTTCCGATTTACGGGTCTTCTGAGCTTTCAAGGCTGGACGAGTTCCACCCATCTAATTATTTTCAAGTAAACAATAAGGGGTTCACGCCATACCTTGTCGGAAAAGGCGGGTCCCAGTCATTGATTCATTCCTTAAACTTCGCTGCCCATATGGATCAGCTGAAGGGCAAAAAAATCGTATTCATCGTGTCTCCGCAATGGTTTATTAAGCGCGGGTCTGATGAACAGCATTTCGCGCCGAACTATTCCGCGCTGCAAGGGCTTGATTTGGCATTTAACGATCAGATCGACCCTGAAATTAAAAAGAAAATGATGAAACGCATGCTGCGCTTTAAGGCTGTGCAAAACGACGCGATTCTTTCCGAGCTGTACAGAGCAATGGTAAACGGCCAGACATGGAAAGCAAACGCGCTGAAGCCGGCGGCTAAAGTCTATTACAGCATGCTAGAAAAAAAAGACATGTATTATTCAGCGACGGAATCATCTGGGCCAAAGCGTTATATCTCGCAGTCAGTAAAGGATAAGTCATGGTCTGAATTAAATAAACTCGCAGATCAATCAGGCAAACGCCACTCCGGATCTAACGATTTTCACATCGACAACCCTGTCTATAAAAAGCTGAAGCCAAAGGTGCCTAAGCTGAAAGGGAAAAACAAAGGAAAATCGTATGCTGTGTCACCGGAATACGGCGATTTTGAGATGATGCTTGATATCCTGAAAGACGCGGGAGCAGAGCCTATGTTTGTCACCATCCCTGTTAACGGAAAATGGTACGACTACACAGGCTTCCCGAAAAAAGGCCGCACTGACTATTACAAAAAGGTGAATAAACAGATCAGAGCCAAGGGCTTCCAGGTTGCTGATTTCTCGGGACATGAATATGACCCTTATTTCATGAAAGACACCATCCACATCGGCTGGAAAGGCTGGGTGTATGTCGATAAAGCAATTGACGAATTTTATAAAACCGGAAAAGTCACTTCATCCTAAGCATCTCATATGACGCGGCTGCATATTTCCTGCTAAGATTTGAAATAGTAAGGAATCACAGCCAACTGAATAAGAGGTGTTACTCAATGAAGATGACAGGCAATACGGTTTTAATCACAGGCGGTTCCGCTGGCATTGGGCTTGAACTGGCCAAGCGGCTGCTGGAACTCGGCAATGAAGTCATTATTTGCGGACGCAGCGAAGCGCGTCTTACAGAAGCGAAACAGCAGCTCCCAAACATCCATACAAAGCAATGTGATGTTGCAGACCGTTCGCAGCGGGAAGCATTGTTTGAATGGGCTCTAAAAGAATTTCCGAACCTGAATGTTCTCGTCAACAACGCCGGCATTCAAAAGGAAATTGACTTCAGAAAAGGGACAGAGGAGCTTTTCGTGGACGGAGATGAAATTGAACTCAATTTTCAAGCGCCTGTCCATTTATCTGCCCTTTTCACGCCTCATTTGATGAAGCAATCCGAGGCGGCTATCATTCAGGTCACGTCGGGGCTTGCGTTTAACCCGTTAGCTGTTTATCCGGTGTACTGCGCAACGAAAGCGGCGCTTCACTCATTCTCGCTTACGCTGAGACACCAGCTCCGCGATACGAGCGTGGACGTGATTGAAATGGCGCCGCCTATGGTGGACACGGGCTTAAACCAAAAATCACGCGATAAACAAGGCCTGACGTACCGCGGCATTTCAGCTGAAGAATATGTTCAATATTTCTTGGACGGCTTGAAGGAAGGCAAACAAGAAATTACGAATGAACGTGTTGAAGGCCTTCGGAATGCCACTCGGGCCGATTATGACAAGGTGTTCGAGCAAATGAACACGCAGGAGAATTAATTTCTCCTGCTTTTTCTTTTATGAAATTCTTACAAATTTGAGCAAACCTATTGCGAATATTTGTTGAAGGTATACAATAGAATATAAATTATTTTCAAATAAGTTTGATAATATAAACAATTTAACAACAGGGAGATTGACCATGACTAAACAAACGATTCGCGTTGAATTGACATCAACAAAAAAACCGAAGCCAGATCCAAATCAGCTTTCGTTCGGAAGAGTGTTTACAGACCACATGTTTGTAATGGACTATGCGGCGGATAAAGGATGGTACGACCCAAGAATCATTCCTTATCAACCCTTTTCAATGGATCCGGCCGCAATGGTATATCACTACGGGCAAACCGTGTTTGAAGGGTTAAAGGCTTACGTGTCCGAGGATGGCCATGTCCTGCTTTTCAGACCGGAAAAAAATATGGAGCGCCTGAATCTATCAAACGACCGCCTCTGCATCCCGCAAATCGATGAAGAACAGGTTCTGGAAGGCTTAAAACAGCTTGTCGCGATCGATAAAGACTGGATTCCGAATGCGGAGGGCACGTCCCTTTATATCCGTCCGTTCATCATCGCAACCGAGCCTTTCCTCGGTGTTGCGGCATCTCATACGTATAAGCTCTTTATCATTCTTTCTCCGGTTGGCTCTTATTACAAAGAAGGCATCAAGCCGGTCAAAATCGCTGTCGAAAGTGAATTTGTCCGTGCGGTAAAAGGCGGAACGGGAAATGCCAAAACCGCAGGAAACTACGCTTCAAGCTTAAAAGCGCAGCAGGTAGCCGAAGAGAAAGGATTTTCTCAAGTGCTCTGGCTGGATGGCATTGAGAAAAAATACATCGAAGAAGTCGGAAGCATGAACATCTTCTTCAAAATCAACGGTGAAATTGTAACGCCGATGCTAAACGGAAGCATCCTGGAAGGCATTACACGCAATTCCGTCATCGCCTTGCTTAAACATTGGGGCCTGCCCGTTTCAGAACGGAAAATTACGATCGATGAGGTCATCCAAGCCCATAAAGACGGCATCCTTGAAGAAGCCTTCGGAACAGGTACGGCAGCTGTTATTTCCCCAGTCGGCGAGCTGATCTGGCAGGATGAAACATTGTCGATCAACAACGGTGAAACTGGAGAAATCGCCAAAAAACTATATGACACGATTACAGGCATTCAAAAAGGCGCTGTCGCAGATGACTTCGGATGGACAACCGAAGTCGCAGCGCTGACTGAAAGCAAGTAAGAAAAAGCCGGCCACGAAGGGCCGGCTTTTTTACGCTTCAATTTTGTTAAAGAACTGCGGCAGGTACGCTTTGTGCGCCTCCAGCATTTCATCTAAAATTTGTTTGGCGATCGTGTCGGATGGAACAAGCGGGTTAATCGTCATGGCGAGCAGCGCCGTTTGATAGTCGCCTGTGACCGCTGCTTCTGCCGCGACACGTTCAAATGACTTGATTTGCTGGACGAGACCCCGGACAGATACCGGCAAGTCGCCGACAGCTATTGGCTTAGGGCCGTTTTTCGTCATCACGCAGTTCACTTCAACCGCGGAATCGTCCGGGATGCTGGCGATTGCCCCGTTATTGACCGTGTTCACCGGCTGAATGTCGTGTTTATCATTATAAATGGAGCTGATTAAATTGCACGCTGCATCGCTGTAGTAAGCGCCGCCCCGTTTTTCCAGCTGAGGAGGTTTGATCGCAAGGTTCGGGTCTTTATATAGCTCGAACAGCTCTTTTTCAACCTTCTGGACAACTTCAGCGCGGGTGCCTTCTGTTTGTGATGCTTCCAGTTCGTGCTCCAGCATTTCTTTTGTTTTAAAATAGTAACGGTGGTAGCCGCACGGGATGATATCGAGCGCTTTTAAAAATTCCGGCTCCCACTCTGCACCTGAGATGTTTTTCATCGTCATCGCGTTTTTCGGGTCACCCATCGCTTCGATGACTTGATCCTTCACGCTTACGCCGTCCAAGAAGACATCCAGCCCGAACACCATATGATTCAGTCCGGCGAATTGGATTTCTATGCGATCCACATCTACATCGAGCGCTTTGGCTACACCCATTTTGATGCCGATTGGAACGTTACAGAGACCGACGACTTTCTTCAGGTTAGAGTAGCGAAGCAAGGCTTCTGTCACCATGCCGGCCGGGTTTGTGAAGTTGACGAGCCATGCGTTCGGGCAAAGCTCTTCAATGTCCTTTGCGATCTCCAGGATAATCGGAATCGTCCGTAACCCTTTAAACAGGCCTCCCGGGCCGTTTGTTTCCTGGCCGATAACGCCATATTTTAATGGGATGCGTTCATCCTTGGCCCTTGCCTGCAAAAGTCCGACGCGGAATTGGGTCGTGACAAAGTCTGCGTCTTTCAGCGCTTTTCTCCGGTCGAGCGTGAGGTGAATGTCGATCGGGACGCCGGCTTTTTCAACCATCCGTTTGGCGAGCGTGCCGACAATATTCAGCTTTTCTTCGCCCTCTGGGATATCGACGAGCCATAATTCACGGACAGGCAGCTCATCATACCGCTTAATCAATCCTTCCACTAGCTCTGGCGTGTAGCTTGAACCTCCGCCAATCGTTACAATCTTCAATCCTTTTGTCATATGCTTGCTCCCCTTTGTTCGGTGATTTTTTCATATAACTCAATGATCTCCGCCGCCAGATCCTTCACTGTCATCGCATTCATTAAATGGTCTTGTGCATGCACCATCAGAAGCGTCATTTCCGTTTTTTCCCCGCCCGCTTCATTTTGGATCAGCTCTGTCTGATAATGATGGGCTTTTGACAATTCTTCTGCGGCGTCTTGAATCTTTTTCCGCGCTTCTTCTACGTCACCGCTTTTCGCAGCGGCAATGGCCTCCATTGCGGAGCTCCTTCCGTTTCCTCCGTGAAGGATAATTTGAAAAATGATTTGCTCCATTTTCTCATTCACGCGATTCACTTCCTTTCTCTACAGAGCCGCTTCTTTTTCATCTGATGCCGCAGGCGTTTGGACCAGCTCCAGATCGTTTTCTTCTTTCAGCTTCTGTTTATCCCACATTCTGAAGAACGGATAGTAGACAGCAAAGGATACGGCGATATTAATGGCTTGCATGACCGCACCAGAGACTTTTCCCCCTGTCGCCAGATAGCCTGAAAAGATCGGCGGCATGGTCCATGGAACTGCGATACCCGCCGGTTTAGCGACGAGTCCGGTGCTCATTCCGATGTATGTGAGTGTCACTGTGACAAGCGGCGTGATGATAAACGGAAGCAGGAGCATCGGGTTCATGACAATCGGCATACCGAAAATAATCGGTTCGTTAATGTTGAAGATGGCCGGCCCGATCGCTAGCTTTCCGAGCTGCTTCATTTGTTTGCTTCGGGCGCGCAGGAACATCGTGACAACGAGTGCCAACGTGGCGCCGCTTCCGCCGATATTGACCCAGATATCGAAAAACTGCTGGGTGAAAATCTTAGGCAGCTCCTCACCGGCTTGGAAGGCGATCCGGTTGGCATCCATGGCGCCGTACCAAATCGGTGCCATGACGCCGCCGACAATGTTAGCGCCGTGAAGGCCGCAGGCCCATAAAAGCATTTTGACGGCTTCTGCGACAAGGCTGCCTCCGAGGCTTCCGCCAAGAATGGAAAGCGGCGTCCCCAGTAAAACGCTTACAATATTATGAAGGCTTTCAAACGGTGTCGCTTCAACAATCAGCCGGGCTGCCCAAATCAGGAAGATGACGGCAAAGCCGGGGATTAACGCGACAAATGACTTGCTGACTGCCGGGGGAACGCCGTCCGGCATTTTGAAGACCAGGTTGCGCTGGATGATGAGACGGTAAATCTCTGTCGACACCATGGCGATAATCATGGCGACAAACAAGCCTTTGCTTCCCATCAGCGAAAGCGGTATCCCGCCGCCGACCATGATTTCTTTCGTCGAACCATCCGGCGTAAACGGCACTTGATATGGTGTCGCCAACAAAAATGCCGCAAGTGAAATGGCTCCGGCCGACAAGGCATCAACGCCGTATTTCTCGGCGAGCCGGTAGGCGATGCCGAACGCGGCGACAAGACCCATAATTTCAAAGGTCGCGTCGACTGGATAAGCCAGTTTTTCAGACCAGGAGCTGCCAAACGTTTTTGCCATAAACTCAGCGTATCCCGGGATCGGGAGGTTGCCGATGATGAGGAAAAAGGAACCGATGATAATCAGCGGCATCGTGAGGATGATACCGTCACGCAGCGCCTGTAAGTGACGCTGTCCCGCAATCCTTCCTGCTATAGGCATGACCTTTTCTTCTAAGATCTGATTGACTCTATTCACATAGCCCGCCCCTCTCTATGACACATGTCCAAGCTGTTCAGCTGATTTCAGCACTTCCGCCCCGTTGCACGTGCCATAATGGACGGTATTAATGACGTCTACCGGAACCCCCTTTGACTCTCCTAATTTTTTCAGCTGCGGAAGCATGTAACGGACTTGCGGGCCGAGAAGCAGTACATCCGCTTTATCGATATGATTCTGTACAGAATCGCCTGAAACTGCCCAGATGGTATAGTCTTTTCCTTGTTCCTGCGCACTTTTTTCCATCTTGCTCACTAGTAAGCTGGTAGACATGCCTGCTGCACAAACGAGTAATATATTCATGTAAAAGACCCCCTAGAGTTTGATCAATTTTGTTATGTCCTGCTGTTGATATCATCATATTATGAAATCGCTTTCATAAACACTCAAGGTTTTTCCGCAGGAAACGGAAAAAAGGTATATACAGGCTGTCAGCTCGTCATTTTTTGGTCAAACACATCCGAAAGCTCTTGATACGAACGGCTTTTGATCAGCTGGTTCACCGCAGCCGGGTCATCCAAGATGCTGCCAAGCAGTTTATACATGCTTTGCAAATCCGCTTTGTTCTCCTTTTCGACACAAAGCAAACAGACAAATTGAACACGCTGATTCTCCCAATCTATCGGTTTTTTAAGCGTACAGACCGCCCAAAATGTGGTTTTTGTCTGCGGAACAAGCGGGTGCGGAATGGCAACAAGATTGCCGAAGCAAGTTGGCGACATGTCTTCTCTTTCAAAAATAGAATCTATGATTCCTTCATCGGCATAGCCGCAAT
Proteins encoded:
- the ywaD gene encoding aminopeptidase YwaD, which gives rise to MKKLLTVMTMAVLTAGTVLLPAQSVTPAAHAIQISDSERELPFKSKRAYSTISQLSEAIGPRIAGTAAEKKSALFIASSLRKLKLDVKVQRFGIPDRLEGTLASEGRDILLRAASGSAPTEEQGLTAPLYNAGLGYPKDFTADAKGKIALISRGDLTYYEKAKNAEDAGAKAVIIYNNKESLVPVTPNLSGNKAGIPVVGIKKEDGEALAQQKEATLKLKAFSNQTSQNIIGIKKPKNIKHPDIVYVTAHYDSVPFSPGANDNGSGTSVMLEMARVLKSVPSDKEIRFIAFGAEELGLLGSSHYVDHLSEKELKRSEVNFNLDMVGTSWENASELYVNTLDGQSNDVWESSHTAAQKIGFDRLSLTQGGSSDHVPFHEAGIDSANFIWGDPETEEVEPWYHTPEDSIEHISKDRLQHAGDLVTAAVYQAVKKEKKPKTIKKQIKAKASDIYEDIK
- the ywaC gene encoding GTP pyrophosphokinase YwaC, whose protein sequence is MDLSVTHMDDLKTVMEDWKNELLVYKFALDALDTKFSIISQEYNLIHGHNPIEHTKSRVKSFESIVNKLMRKGCEITTKEMKEHIHDIAGVRIICSFISDIYNVVNVLKQHEDLRIVKVKDYIQTPKPNGYRSLHLIIEMPVNLTNRVEYVKAEIQIRTIAMDFWASLEHKIYYKLNNDVPKQLTDELKEAAEIAHYLDEKMLGIKKEVD
- a CDS encoding 1,4-dihydroxy-2-naphthoate polyprenyltransferase, with protein sequence MNQTNKGEGQKAPQKESMGQILWQLTRPHTLTASFVPVLLGTVLAMFYVKVDLLLFLAMLFSCLWIQIATNLFNEYYDFKRGLDTAESVGIGGAIVRHGMKPKTILQLALASYGIAILLGVYICASSSWWLAVIGLVGMAIGYLYTGGPLPIAYTPFGELFSGICMGSVFVLISFFIQTDMINTQSILISIPIAILVGAINLSNNIRDIEEDKKGGRKTLAILMGHKGAVTLLAASFAVAYIWVVGLVITGAASPWLFVVFLSVPKPVQAVKGFVQKELPMNMIVAMKSTAQTNTFFGFLLSIGLLISYFR
- a CDS encoding teichoic acid D-Ala incorporation-associated protein DltX; translation: MLQLMKQLYEKPAVKWTCHTGFYLMILLVLFFMYGFHTANTGSYIYNDF
- the dltA gene encoding D-alanine--poly(phosphoribitol) ligase subunit DltA; protein product: MKLLHAIQTHAESYPQTDAFRSQGQSLTYQELWEQSDRAAAAIQQRISGEKKAPILVYGHMEPHMIVSFLGSVKAGHPYIPVDLSIPSERIAKIIESSGAELLIHADGLPIDELGQQIQTVSAEELLENKDASVSQDQWVKEHETFYIIYTSGSTGNPKGVQISAANLQSFTDWICADFPVNGGKTFLNQAPFSFDLSVMDLYPCLQSGGTLHCVTKDAVNKPKILFEELKKSGLNVWTSTPSFVQMCLMDPGFSQDLLPDADTFMFCGEVLPVSVAQALLERFPKAKIFNTYGPTEATVAVTSVEITNDIISRNESLPVGFAKPDMNIFIIDEQGQPLPYGEKGEIVIAGPSVSRGYLGEPELTEKAFFSYEGQWAYRTGDAGYIQDGQIFCQGRLDFQIKLHGYRMELEEIEVHVRQSQYVRSAVVIPYQPNGTVEYLIAAIVPEEHEFQKEFQLTSAIKKELAASLPAYMIPRKFIYQDHIQMTANGKIDRKRIGEEVLV
- the dltB gene encoding D-alanyl-lipoteichoic acid biosynthesis protein DltB, producing MTPYSSFLFFILLGILLLPTIILGLNGKRFQAYNMFISIIILALIFSHDLHGVIALCLFTIWQVLLISGYLAYRQKANSGFVFCGAVIAAILPLFLSKIWPFLSHPQPHHPPHNLISFLGISYLTFKGVQLIMEARDGLLKEQLPLHRLLYFILFFPTISSGPIDRYRRFVKDEQKAWTKEEYADLLYTGIHKIFIGFLYKFIIGYAINTYFIMNLPAITHNKILGNLLYMYGYSMYLFFDFAGYTMFAVGVSYIMGIKSPENFNKPFISKNIKDFWNRWHMSLSFWFRDYVFMRFVFWMTKKKWIKNRMAVSNIGYFLLFMLMGVWHGLAPQYIIYGLYHAVLMTCYNFFEKWNKKYKWLPSNRWTTVLAIVITFHFVCFGFYIFSGKLFHHH
- the dltC gene encoding D-alanine--poly(phosphoribitol) ligase subunit DltC, whose translation is MDFKQEVLDVLAEVCQDDIVKENPDIEIFEEGLLDSFGTVELLLAIENRFDILVPITEFDRDVWNTPNNIVNQLSELK